A section of the Gimesia sp. genome encodes:
- a CDS encoding Gfo/Idh/MocA family oxidoreductase: protein MKDSNRTVRWGILGTARIAEKISIAIHQAENAELTCIASRDATRAADWAEKHHVKRSVASYDALIHDPDIDAVYIPLPPALHGEWTVRAARAGKHVLCEKPLALNVNQAREMRRVCLENEVQLMDGVMWYHHPRAHEMLELIRSDALGEHRRITSAFTFNWDTVPEGDLRLQRDLGGGSLGDLGWYCIGVALWAFNELPTKVFGTARPYNDVDYNFSGIMWFSKDRIASFDCGFDVNMRKWFELAGTKASLICDDFTRPWENTKPAYEVKDSQGNRTRHETANPLQETCMINHFCDIIRSGRLEQQWPDLGINTQRVLNALDYSARTETVVNLTDFFPK from the coding sequence CCTGGGGACAGCCCGTATTGCCGAGAAGATCAGCATTGCTATTCACCAGGCAGAGAATGCCGAACTGACCTGCATCGCCAGCCGCGACGCCACCCGCGCTGCCGACTGGGCAGAAAAGCATCACGTCAAACGCAGCGTTGCCAGCTATGATGCATTGATCCACGATCCCGACATCGATGCCGTCTACATCCCGCTCCCTCCGGCACTGCATGGCGAGTGGACCGTTCGCGCCGCCCGCGCGGGCAAACACGTATTATGTGAAAAGCCCCTGGCGCTGAATGTGAACCAGGCGCGCGAAATGCGACGCGTCTGTCTGGAAAACGAAGTTCAGCTGATGGACGGCGTGATGTGGTATCACCATCCCCGTGCGCATGAGATGCTCGAACTGATTCGCAGCGACGCGCTGGGCGAACACCGCAGGATCACTTCCGCTTTTACCTTCAACTGGGATACCGTCCCCGAGGGAGATCTCCGCCTGCAGCGCGATCTGGGAGGCGGTTCCTTAGGTGACCTGGGGTGGTACTGTATTGGAGTCGCCCTCTGGGCTTTCAATGAACTGCCCACCAAAGTCTTCGGCACCGCACGACCTTATAATGACGTTGATTATAATTTCTCCGGAATCATGTGGTTCAGCAAAGATCGCATCGCATCCTTTGATTGTGGTTTTGATGTCAACATGCGGAAGTGGTTTGAACTGGCCGGCACAAAAGCCTCACTGATCTGTGATGACTTCACCCGCCCCTGGGAAAACACCAAACCCGCCTATGAAGTCAAAGACTCGCAGGGAAACCGTACCCGACACGAAACGGCTAATCCCCTGCAGGAAACGTGCATGATCAACCATTTCTGCGACATTATCCGTTCGGGACGACTGGAGCAGCAGTGGCCCGACCTGGGGATCAACACCCAGCGGGTACTCAACGCGCTGGACTACTCGGCGCGTACGGAAACCGTCGTCAACCTGACTGACTTCTTTCCCAAATAA